DNA from Triticum aestivum cultivar Chinese Spring chromosome 7D, IWGSC CS RefSeq v2.1, whole genome shotgun sequence:
CTAGTCCAATGACGTTTGGTGGGAGTTACGCTGTGTCTAGCAAGTATATTCACTAAAAATGCAATATCATGCCTCgtgcaatttgcaagatacataagtgCTCCAATGGCACTGAGGTATGGAACTTCAGGTCTCGACACCTCTTCTCCATCATCCCTTGGCCTGAAtggatctttctctacgtctagagaatgaaCCATCATGGGAGTTTTAGATGGGAAGGATTTGTCCATGTTGAATTTCTCTAATATTTTCTGGATATAGGTAGCTTGGTGTACCATGATACCCGAGGGAAGGTTCTCAAGTTGAATACCTAAGCAaaatttggttttacccaaatccttcatctcaaatttcATCTTTAGGTGATTGCGTGCTTCATCAATGTGTGGTGTGTTGCCAATGATGTTGAGATCATCAATGTACACAGAAATGATGCAAAATCATGTAGAGAACTTCTTGATGAACACACATGGGCAATCACTACTATTGGAGTAACCTTTCTGAAGAAGAAACTCACTGAGTCGGTTGTACCACATCCGTCCCGACTGCCTTAAGCCATATAATGACTTATTCAGCTTTACACAATACATGTTGCATTTTGCACATTTATTCGGGACAGAGATTCCGCCAGGAACCTTCATATATATGTCCGAATCTAGTGACCCGTAAAGATATGCGGTCACGACGTCCATCAACTGCATAGATAGACGATTTTGCACTGACAAGGATATTAGACATCGGAAAGTGGTTCCACTCATTACTGGAGAATATGTTTCAGTGAAATCAATGCCGGGTTTTTGCGTGAAACCTTGTGCTACGAGCCTTGCtttatatctcaccacctcattgttctcattCCATTTTCGAAGAAAAAACCCATTTGAATCTCACAGGGAAAACACTGGGAGGTGTCGGTATTGATTCAGTGAATACCTTTCTTTTGTTAAGCGAGGCAATTTCTGAAACCAGCTAATATATAAAGATGTCCAGCATAGGGAAGGATGATTTTTTTTAGCACACGTAGGAGCATTGCGCGCTTTTCCATTTAAGACGGAAGAAAGGTCATTTACAGGATGGTTACAAGCGCTGGGGGGCGCAGTCCACAGGCCTAAACTATGACAACGACATGCTACGGTACATCTCGCACAAGCCCACCTAATTTGGCTCTAATCCACAGTTGGAACTCGCTTTGGATATTACGAGCGACCACATGGGGCATGAGAGCAATTTTTTCGAATACCCACCTGTTACGCTCAAGCCAGATGGAACGGAGTACAAGACAGACCATGGTGTTAACTTTGCGGCGGCTTTTACTGGGAACAGTGTTGCTTAGCGCCGGCCACCAATCCTTGATATTGTCGGCTGGGGTTGGAGTTCTTCTATGCAAACGCCATGGGAGTAGAACGTTGTACCAAACTTCCCTGGCAAAGGAGCAACCGAGCAGCATGTGGTTCAGGTTCTCATCCTCCTGTGCGCAAAGCACGCAGCATTTTGGGTGCTCGAGCTGCCGCCTAGCAAGGCGGTCCGCAGTCCAAAGCCGGTCATGGAGGGCAAGCCAGACGAAAATCTTTGTTTCTAAAGGTGTCCATGATGTCCACAGCTCCGCAGCAGTAGGAAGAAACTCTCGGCCTAAGAAGAAGAGGTGATAAGCACTACTTGCTAAATATATTCCATCCGGCGTTTGCCTCCATCTGAACGTGTCTGGCTGCTCCGACAGGCTTTGGCCAGTGATAAGTGGCCAGACTTTTATGACGTCCGCAATGGCATGAATGTCGAGGTTCCCACGTAGGTCATTTATCCACGCCCCATTGGGCAGATTGTCAGCGGCAAGTCTTTGCATGGCTACAGGCCGAACGAATTTCACAAGAGACGGGGCGATCTGCTGTATGCTAGTGCCGTTGATCCACGGGTCTGTCCAGAATCTGATGTTGTTGCCATTCCCAAGCGAGCATTGTAACCCAGCGCTAAAAACACTGGCAACCTCAGCAGGCAGAGTAATATCAAGGCCTTGCCAAGGTTTCTCCTCTGCAAGCTTCTCGAACCAGCGCCATTTGAGGAGCAAGGCATGATTTAGTAACTTGAGGTTGTGGATCCCGAGTCCACCATAAGTTTTAGGTGAGCAAACAAGGTTCCAGTTGACAAGGCAGTTCCCGCCTTTGGCCTCGTCATGCCCACCCCAAAAGAATCCATGTCTGATCTTGTCAATGCAAGAGATAAACCACGCCGGCAGATCGAGCACGAGCATTAGGTAGATGGAGGCTGCGGTGAGCGTTGAGTTGATCAAGATAAGTCTGCCAGCCCGACGAAGATAGCGAGCTTTCCAGGTGGGCAAGTAGTCCGCGGTTCTGTCAATAAGCGGTTGGAGAGCAGATTTGGGCAGCCGAGTAACAGAAAGCGGCAAGCCCAGGTAGGTTAGTGGAAATTCCTTGATGGAGCAGGCGAGGATGGTTGTCACTTGATGAATGTCCTCCTGCCTGCAACGGATCAGCGAGATGGAGCTTTTGGCCATGTTGCGTGCCCGAACGCAGTCAGAAGGTGCACGGTTGTTTCTGCTTCGAGCACATCAGGCCTAATGAGCAAAACAGCATCGTCAGCGTAGACGGATAGGCGGTGCTTAATACCCCAGCGGCACAGCGGTTTGAAGAGGTTGCTCTGCTCCCCTTTCAGAAACAGGGCAGTCAATGTGTCCATGACGATTACGAAGAGAAGAGGGGACACCGGATCACCTTGTCGAAGCCCACAAGCATGCCAGAAATCCTGTCCGGGACTGCCATTGATCAGTACACTTGAACTGGCCGTAGACAGAAGGCTGTCCAGACGTGCAATCCACTTTGGCCCGAACCCACGGTGCTTGAGCAGCTTTAGCAAGAAAACCCAGTTAACAGAGTCGAAAGCCTTTGCATGGATGATTTTGTCCATGTAAGGATGAAAAGCATGTCTGCGGGGAATTATCGCTAAAATCATGTCCACGTAAGGACGAAAATAGTTAAACTATTTTCAGAAAAAAAGAAATTGAATTGAAGATGGGAGGTATCAATCCCCCCGCCTCTTATTAGCATATATAAGCGCTCTACCATTTGAGCAACATCCCCATGTTTTATCCTCCAAACTGATCCACCTATTTATACATACTATTAATTAAATGTTATTGGGGGTTAACCTGCCGGCAGTAATCTTCCATCCCATTCATTCGTGCAAGTGCAAACTTTGCTCCAGGTACCTTAATCTTGTATACGTGCAAGCGTGCGTACAATGGGGTACTCAGTCTGATGATCTACAGGAGAAACTGATTCTGGTACTTGAGCTCTTGAGAGACCGAACTGTGCCAGCTTCCAGTTTCCGAACATCAAACTGTTCTGCTTCGAGTTTCACATCAACAGCAGTTAGAAGCAGGCCTACTGTTTGCACAAATTCAGTTGCCTTAATCTCCCTAAATATACAGAGAAGGATATACTAGTTTAAGAATGGCTCTGTAAAGATTTGCCATCCTGAGTGCTGGATTTCTCAGGGAAATTCAGAGGGCCATTCAAGAGGGAAATGTCGAAACAAGACATATTCCTTGCAGCCTTTTTGTTTCGGGGAAGTAGTATTAGGGAATGGGAATTAGGAGGGCGTGGGGTTTAAATTCCCTTGTTTGATTGGAGGACAGGGGAATTGATGATGGACGGGGAAAGGGAGTTGCCAGTCAAACTCCCACTTATCTCTTCCCACGGGGGGCCCTGGTAATTGGAGGAGGGAATGGGAAATAAGAGAGAAAAAACCAATCGCCATGTTCGTTGCTCCCATCCCGCAAGCTGCGGAAACAAGATTCCCACGACTAACTCCCACCCCAAACCAAACGAGGGATTGGGACTAATAGTCCACTTCCCATGTCTAATCTCTCAGCTAACTCCCACTTTAAAAATTCCCATGCCTTTTCCCACGGACTGCCAAACACGCTGTTGATGTCTTGGTGCCAAGACAATCTGAACATTCTCTCGTGTCTTGCTGTTACATACAGTACATCAGTACATTACTTGGAGCACATACATCAGCAAACACAGAAGGTGTAGGATCTGACTTGTTCAATACAGTAGAATCTCTGACTTGACTTTACTAAGCAAAAGTTGTGAACAAACTCTCTCAGCTGGTCAATAGTGACGTTGCAAGGTGATACAGGGAATAGATAGAATGAATAAACAGATGCATATTTGTTCATCAGTTCAGAGAAGAGAGGAAACAGACCATAATTCACACGCGAGTACGGTGGGCTGATCACTAGTAAGCATCAAAATAAAAGAGTTTTTTTAATCAGAATAAAGAGCTAGGAAGTGCACATTCTCTGCTGCTCGATATACTTGTGGCGAAGAACAAGGGCATCAAAACAAAATGACCACGAAAAGCAATAGAAATCATAGGGCTAGCAGAATCCCTTGCAACCCAAGACTGGCATATATTGGTTGCGCAGAATAACTTGGACAACTAAAATATGAGGCTACAGCAGCAGGCGCACTGCCAAAACAACACCTCATTTTACGGGTTGAAGAAACCAAACAAAATCCTGAAACCAACTAATATATAGAGATATCCGGCGTGGGGAGGGATGATCTTGTCCGTGTAAGGATGAAAATCATGCCTGCAGGCAATTTTGGCTGTGATGCATTAATCCTGCAGTGGAGGCAAATTTAAACCAGCTCCGGTTTGTATCACAACGTGCAAATATAGTAATGCAGTTATATGTAGAAGATCGTTGTAACTAGCAAATAAATCACAATATATGCTGACATCAGAGACAAAAATACAAAGTAGTTTTGGGCGGCCAAACTTAAAGACCAACGAAATTGAGGTACACAACTAACTTCAGCTAATATATTTTTTTCTTCGGTTAATGAGTATAGATGCAAAAAAGAAAGGGTATATCCAATATAGAAGATTGCATCAAGCAAAATTGCAACTAAGGAAATAAACCTACATAAAATGTTCTGAATATTTTAACCCCATCAGTCATTCACCTTCAGTTTTATAAAAATATAAGGGAATGTGCATAAAAATTCAGTAGTAATATATCATATGTTTTTTCTCTAACACGCATTGAAAGCATGCCACTGTGTATTAGTAATAACTGGTACTCCCTTTGTCTCATAATATAACATGCTATTTTGGATGTaacaacatcttatattatgggacaaaccTTATAATTGGCATGTAAACGGCACATTGCAACAACTATAGAGATTTTGCATAACATTAAAATCAATGACAACTTGACTTTGTATTCTTGTTGCATCTAAGAGCATACAAATCACGAATGCAGAACATATACTTACCAGAGCTAAGATAAAGATTGCATTTCACAGAAGAGTACTCCCTGAAGATGTCGTATATTTTCGTGCATCTATCATCACTTGAAGAGACCTCACCTGACAGCTTCACAATCACTTCTTTAAGCATTGGTGCACAACTGAATACCAATTTCAAGAAATCAAGCTCATGATCCTCTCCTTCAAAGCCATCTATTTCTACTTCTTCAAGAGCAGTCAAGGGGATGATTTGGGTCCTCCAGTTTGTAGGCTGACAAGAACAATTTGCAGAACATACTCCTCTTTCCtaaaacaaaatatatgtaaattaGTATGAGGTGTATTACCGATATATATAAGCAAAGCGGAGCATTACCTCGAATCTCAGAAGGGCGACCTTAAGCCTCTGTATAACACTGCGAATCCGATTGAACCCAAGAAGATGTGACACAAATGCTCCAATAACATGGCCCTTTGTTGTCAGATGTAGCTCCAAAGCGGAGAAGTCAACAACCATATGCTTCTCTATCTCCTGTGCAAAGTTGTCTTCTTCATTGGAAAGAAAAAACCAAGTCTGAAAAAACAATTTGGTAGATTTTCATCATTCGTAAAGTTTAGTTTAGGCCGCTATTTTAGTAAATTGAACAGGAGAGGACACACACCTGGGCATGAATGTGCAACGAAGTGAGCTGTCCCTGTGTGTCTGCCGTCTGTAGGCTCAGCATCACGACGATCCAAAGACCAAAGGCAATAATTCCAGGGCCATAGAGCCACTGCCACGAGACATTCTCGATCATTGGTGCTAAGATGGAGATGCTCACCTGCCCTTCGGCGCGTAAGGACACCGTCAATTGCTTAAGGATGGGAGCAACGATGCTCACTTGTTTTGCAACGAAGTCCTCAATGACAAGCTCCTGCAGCGACGCCGAGTGGACTTTTGTCGAGTCGTCGTCTTCGTCGCCTTCATAGACCCACATGCCCTTGAGACCGAGCACGCGCAGGTGTGGGCAGAGGGAGATAAAGGCGCCGAGGCTCTCGATGTGGCATTCCGTGAGGGACAGCGTGCGGAGGGCGGGAACTCGCCCCCGGCGGCCGGTGCGCGGAGGACGAAGGGGTTCATCCACTCCAGCACAATCGAGGTGGCGCGGTGGAAGCACGGCAGGTCGACGCCCTCGTCATTCGGATCTGGCTGGCACTGGAGGGAGAAAACGAGCTTCTCCGGCGCGAGCCGCGCGGCGGCGCGCAGCAGCGAGGtgacggcgccggcggcgggctCGCCCTCGGCCCAGTTCTGGCTACGGGCGCGGATCTCGAGGAGGGAGACCTCGGGAGGGGATCGGGATACGCGGCCGAGCGCCGCCTGGAGCGACGGGAACGTGCGGTTCCGGAAGGAGAGGTCGCGGAGGCGGGCCCACAGGCCGCGCCATCGGCGGGAGAGTAGGCCcgtgcgcgcggcggcggcggcgcagccgaGGCGGGCGAGGACCAGGAGGAGAAGATCTTCGGGGAGGGCGCTGAGGTAGTCAGCTCCGCCGGCAGGGCCTGGCTCGGAGGAACGCCGGCGGCGCCCCGTACCCAACTCCATTGAAGCTTGCAAAGCCTTGCAGTTGCATGAAAGCTAGAGAAAGATGGATGATTTGCTGCATAAATACATGTACAAGGGCTGCATGGATCAGCTAACCACTGAGCTAATCTAGGGAGAAAGGATAAATGGATAGCTATCCTATACATGCGCTAACAAACCGGCTGCCATGGCAGCGTATAGCACGGGCAGTTTCAACACCCCCACAGTTGAAGCGTCGCCGTGGGTGATGCAGAGACTGGACCGAAAATCCGTGAAGACGGACGGTGGTAGCCCCTTAGTCATGATGTCGACGAATTGCTGCGAGGTGGGTACATGAAGAACCCGAACGTggccgagcgcaactttctctcgTACAAAATGGATGTCAAGTTCGATGTGTTTCGTCCAGAGATGATGCACCGGGTTGGCAGACATGTAGACCGCGGACACATTGCGCAGTACACTACCGTGGCACGGCTGACGGTGCAGTGCAGCTCCGTGAGAAGCTGCCGCAACCAGGAGCACTCAGCGACGGCGTTCGCAACAGCACGGTACTCAGCCTCAGCGCTCGAGCGCGAGACTGTAGGCTGCCGTTTTGAAGACCATGAGATGAGTGCCGGGCCAAGGTAGAGGCACTACCCCGAGGTGGAGCGGCGTGTGTCCCGGCAACccgcccagtcggcgtcggagtaggcgacgaGGTCGAGTGACGGCGATCCGGGCAGCGTGAGGCCGAGGGCTGGCGTGCTGCGAATGTACCGAAGCACCCGCTTCACCAAGGCCCAGTGTACGTCACGGGGTGCATGCATATGCAAGCAGACCTGCTGCACCGCGTACGTAAGATCAGGGCGCGTCAGTGTAAGGTACTGCAGACTTGCAGATAGGGGCACCTATGCCAGGGCCGTGACCCTAAAAAAAACCAGGGTCGTGCCTAGCCGTCACTCGTGGTCCAGGCACGACGACAACATAGCAAGGAGACGGGCCGGCCCATCGGCACGCTTAGCCCACCAGTTCGTCTAATTTTGGGATGCTTTTTTTTTCTACTTCGGCCGTTTTGGGGGGAGCTCCTATACGCCGCCCGCGTGCGTCCGGTCGTCGCGGCTTTGCTGAAGCGACGCGCACACGGGCCGGCCCAATTATCACGCGGTAGGGAAAATTCGAAACAAAAAAAAGCGAACGCGTGGAATCGAACCTTCATTGAAGCTTGCAAAGCCTTGCAGTTGCAAACTTGCAGACAGGGGCACCTATACCAGGGCCGTGACCCTAAAAAAAACCAGGGCCGTGCCTAGCCGGCACTCGTGGTCCAGGCACGACGACGACATAGCAAGGAGACGGGCCGGCCCATCGGCACGCTTAGCCCACCAGTTCGTCTAATTTTGGGATGCTTTTTTTTCTACTTCGGCCGTTTTGGGGGGAGCTCCTATATGCCGCCCGCGTGCGTTCGGTCGTCGCGGCTTCTCTGAAGCGACGCGCACACGGGCCGGCCCAATTATCACGCGGCAGGGaaaattcaaaacaaaaaaaaGCGAACGCGTGGAATCAAACCTCCATTGAAGCTTGCAAAGCCTTGCAGTTGCAGACTTGCAGGTAGGGGCACCTATACCAGGGCCGTGACCCTAAAATAAACCAGGGCCATGCCTAGCCGACACTCGTGGTCCAGGCACGACGACGACATAGCAAGGAGACGGGCCGGGCCATCGGCACGCTTAGCCCACCAGTTCGTCTAATTTTGGGATGCTTTTTTTCCTACTTCGGCCGTTTTGGGGGGCTCTCCTATACGCCGCCCGCGTGCGTCCGGTCGTCGCGGCATCACTGAAGCGACGCGCACACGGGCCGGCCCAATATCACGTGGTACGGAAAGTTCGAAACAAAAAAAGCGAACGCGTGGAATCGAACCTCCATTGAAGCTTGCAAAGCCTTGCAGTTGCAGACTTGCAGATAGGGGCACCTATACCAGGGCCGTGACCCTAAAAAACCAGGGCCGTGCCTAGGCTGCACTCGTGGTCCAGGCACGACGACGACATAGCAAGGAGACGGGCCGGCCCATCGGCACGTTTAGCCCACCAGTTCGTCTAATTTTGGGATGCTTTTTTTTTGTACTTCGGCCGTTTTGGGTGGCTAATACATAAAAGAATCTGAAAGAATTTTTTTAAACACGATACAGACGCAAGCACTCATACTATGTCGTCCCATTCAGCCAAAATGTTTATCAGTGGTTCAGTACCAATGGGGAATTAGAGGGCAACGCGTGCTTTGCCGTCTCATTCTTCACTTGTGGGATTAAATCTGACACACACAGACACACTGTAGTAGATTATTCTAGTAGAGGATTAATTATTTATGTTGACTTGTCTTTTATTTATGTTCTAGCTAGAGCAGGTGCCACCACGCGCTATTACTACTTAGTTAGTAGTACCGCGGGGGGCACATCTGCTACTACTACTTAGCTGTAGCGCGTGCGTGGTCTCCGTGCTACTACAACCTCTATATAGTAGTAGCGTGTTCCGAAAATtgcttttggagctcggcctccattgAGGCCAGTTTTCTACAAGTTCAAAGTTCCAAAAAAAAATCATAGTTTTACATTTCAAATAATTCCGAAAAAATACTGACATATATGGAGGCATAACACAAATGTTTGTAAATTTTCAGGacgaaatacgttgaaatgagggttgtgtaaaaaagacaaatcTATAGCCTTTTAACATATGATACTATTTATCCCAAAAGTCCATGAATTTCTTCTTTCTGCAGAGATCGCAtctcaaggtatttcatcctgaaattttacacacatacacatcACATCCTTGTATACCTGtacaattttttttcagaattttttggaaccgaaaaatatgaattttgaatttttcaaaaatagggtctccatggaggccgagctccaaaatgCCGTTCTAGCGTGTTCCTTGCACTACTACTACCTTAAATAgtgtgctactactattattttcAATATAATTTTTCTGCGTATTTACGCGGTATTTGTACAACAACTATACATCGCAAAGCTTCGTTGTACACAAATTCAACATTCGTCATACACAAAGTACTAAACATACATTGTCGCCGTCAATCACTTCTTACCAAGCTTTTAAATCTAGGCCGATACGTAGGCCGATATATCACTTTTGAGGCTCTATCGATATAAGCATAGGATGTCATTTTGTAAATATTGTTTTCAAACATATCATCTTATATGAACCGAAATATCGACCGACATGGCCGATATCTAACCCGATATGTCCATCGATATAGTACAATACGTAGATGGCAACAACTATTTATTTGAATGCAGTGAAATAAGATTGTGCATTTACAACTTCATTATATATTATCATAGTCATGCACAATGTTACCCGATATTACCCCGCACTACTGTTAGGATTCTACCTATAAGGTGTCTCCTAGTAGTGTTGGTTTGCGCAAGGCTTTATGTATGACCCCGTTCTACACATGGTGATCTAGGTGAAATTCTCAATATTTTTGCCCAGACCACAACAAGGTCACGCAATAAGTTACTATATATGTCCTAAGAAAAACAAGTTACTACATTTGCTACAGAAATACACTTCATATAACCAGTGTTGTTTTTTCTCTCTCTCGGTATTGTCGCAAAATACACATTTGAGAGCTGCTTGATCTCCATGATAGTAGTGCAGAGACCGGCAACTTACATGACGTTGAAGCACAGACAAAGGCAACAATCGTCTAAACCTGAACCAGACGGCTCTTATTCTGGAAAGTGACAGCGACGGCGGACAGGCGAAGGAAAATATGGATTGTAGGTATTTGATGCCGCCGGTCGACTTAAATAGCCGGGCTAGACACTACGCGGCCCGCCAGAGCGGTGCCACCGGTCCGACGGAGAAGACAAGCTTTGGACCGCCGGGTTTCCTGGCGTTTCCGCGTGGGACCCCGCCGTCCGTCCGGCGTGGCAGACGCGCCCGGGTGCCCCCATATGGGAGTCCCTAGCTGACGCTCGCCAGCGTCAATCTGACGTGCTTTCGCGCAGGGTGCGGtcttaatgggccagcccagtcggTGGCGTTCATATCCAGTCGCTACTAAAATCCAAAAAAAGAACACATTCTTGAGGAATCGAACTCTATACCGCACGATAGAAACTAATTGTTCCTTACCACTTCAGCTAGCTAGTTTCGGTGGCTTGATGCTTCGCGCGTATTTAAGAACTGGATACAGAGGTAGATAAAAAAGTAGATAAAAGAAAAATCGAAATTTTAACCATTTAATATTTTAAAATATACATTTAATATCTTTTGATGTACGATGAACAATAGTTAAATACACATTGAATATTTTTTTGTATACGCTGAATAATATATATATGTTGAACTTTTTTTATATACACTGAACAATTTTTAACACAATGAACATTTCTTTTATGTACGttgaacaatatttaaatacacattgaacaatttTTGTGATATACGCTGAACAACTTTTGCATTGTGAACAAATTTCGAAAAATGAACAGAATTTGATAACCGTGAACAATTTCTGAAATCATGAACAGAAATTGGAATTTCTAATATTTTTTGAAAACAAAGGTTAAAAAATGAGAAAAGGTAGAAGAAaggggaaaagaaaagaaataggaaCCGAAACAAAAGAGgaaaaaggacaaaaataaaaaaggaaacaggAAAAACCGGAAAGctggcaaaagaaaaaaaacagcaaAAAACCGGTTGAGGGAACCTTccggaaggttcccaaaaccggtttgCCTCGCACTGCTATTAACGCATGCAGTGGGCCGGCCCGTTTCACGATGCTCGCTCGCCCGCTTCAGCGGAAGTGCAGCAGTTCGACGCACGCGCGCGTCAAATAGGGTTCGCCCCCATATCCGCCTCATagttgggctggatatgaggggtgctgaTCAGCCCGGccatttgaggcccgtttgaggtgGGCGTCTGGGTCGAAAAATCGTGACCGGTCAGTGACTGGACGGGCCGTCCGGGCGTGCGCCTGGTTGTAGATGTtcgatctaaa
Protein-coding regions in this window:
- the LOC123169711 gene encoding uncharacterized protein, yielding MWVYEGDEDDDSTKVHSASLQELVIEDFVAKQVSIVAPILKQLTVSLRAEGQVSISILAPMIENVSWQWLYGPGIIAFGLWIVVMLSLQTADTQGQLTSLHIHAQTWFFLSNEEDNFAQEIEKHMVVDFSALELHLTTKGHVIGAFVSHLLGFNRIRSVIQRLKVALLRFEERGVCSANCSCQPTNWRTQIIPLTALEEVEIDGFEGEDHELDFLKLVFSCAPMLKEVIVKLSGEVSSSDDRCTKIYDIFREYSSVKCNLYLSSGKYMFCIRDLYALRCNKNTKSSCH